In one Antennarius striatus isolate MH-2024 chromosome 15, ASM4005453v1, whole genome shotgun sequence genomic region, the following are encoded:
- the spp1 gene encoding osteopontin — protein sequence MMKVAVVFVLLFATVLCWPARRISDSSSESSEEVVRQPAAPLLRKQAAVFPEASLMQSAASAPSTNSDESSDEDEQMVALEFKFDNTDATSSPDTATVSSNDSDDSDDDDDDDDDTEESESEEDDDSSNSSESDEASTAAPTVVTPVITDDTTPEPIEPTIITDTDAGRGDNLEGYPSDYKSFVYGEDKSYHKVPEPYKSYEYVDTGKKTAYDTRERNEVDKSLHAYKALHVHSDFLEEDTSTPEVESQGLDTSSQDQEHSYRQASLPGEEEGTSDAATSESSSTTEEEEEESASTASDSTSASQESEDEESSEEATATPGAADSDSDESESAENDSDEEGGATDAATDMPEVVSAK from the exons ATGATGAAAGTCGCCGTCGTTTTTGTTCTGCTCTTTGCCACAGTTCTCTGCTGGCCA GCAAGAAGGATTTCAGACAGCAGTTCAGAGAGCTCTGAGGAGGTG GTGAGGCAACCAGCAGCTCCCCTCCTCAGGAAACAGGCAGCAGTGTTTCCAGAAGCCTCACTTATGCAG AGTGCTGCGTCAGCACCTTCTACTAACTCTGATGAAAGTTCAGATGAAGACGAG CAAATGGTGGCATTAGAATTCAAGTTTGACAACACAGATGCAACGTCTTCCCCTGATACTGCTACTGTCAGCAGCAATGACAgcgatgacagtgatgatgatgatgatgatgatgatgatacagaGGAGAGT GaaagtgaggaagatgatgactCTAGCAACAGTTCAGAGTCAGATGAAGCATCCACCGCAGCTCCCACCGTCGTCACCCCGGTGATCACAGACGACACCACTCCTGAACCCATCGAGCCTACAATCATCACCGACACAGATGCAGGCCGTGGCGACAACTTGGAAGGCTACCCCAGTGATTATAAATCTTTTGTGTATGGGGAAGACAAATCCTACCACAAAGTTCCAGAACCCTACAAGTCCTACGAGTATGTTGACACAGGAAAGAAGACGGCCTACGACACAAGGGAAAGAAATGAGGTGGACAAGTCACTGCATGCCTACAAG GCTCTTCACGTCCACTCTGATTTCTTGGAGGAGGACACCAGCACCCCTGAGGTGGAAAGCCAGGGCCTGGACACTTCTTCTCAGGACCAAGAACACAGCTACCGCCAAGCCTCCCTGCCAGGTGAAGAGGAGGGCACCAGTGATGCAGCTACTAGTGAAAGCTCCAgtaccacagaagaagaagaagaggagagtgCCAGCACTGCCAGCGACAGCACGAGCGCAAGCCAGGAGTCAGAGGATGAGGAAAGCAGCGAGGAGGCCACAGCTACGCCTGGAGCAGCTGACAGTGACTCGGATGAGAGCGAAAGCGCAGAGAATGACTCAGATGAGGAGGGGGGCGCGACTGATGCTGCCACCGACATGCCAGAGGTGGTCAGTGCCAAATAA